One segment of Monomorium pharaonis isolate MP-MQ-018 chromosome 6, ASM1337386v2, whole genome shotgun sequence DNA contains the following:
- the LOC105840352 gene encoding dual specificity mitogen-activated protein kinase kinase 6 isoform X1: protein MALRRGKRNLKLQVSEEIPVPVTPPRNLDKRTTITIEEKTFEVEADDLETLCVLGRGAYGIVDKMRHKQSGTIMAVKRIAATVNTQEQKRLLMDLDISMRSSACSYTVQFYGALFREGDVWICMEVMDMSLDKFYTKVYKHGCTIPEDILGKVAFAVVSALHYLYSQLRVIHRDVKPSNILINRKGEVKICDFGISGYLVDSVAKTIDAGCKPYMAPERIDPSGNPSQYDIRSDVWSLGISLIELATGKFPYESWGTPFEQLKQVVKDDAPKLPAGKFSSSFEEFINKCLMKNYTARPNYSQLLEFDFVREYAQKDANVAEFVEEILDLPENEQPI from the exons ATGGCTCTACGTCGTGGAAAACGTAATCTGAAACTGCAGGTCTCAGAAGAAATACCTGTACCAGT GACACCACCAAGAAATTTAGACAAGCGAACTACCATTACTATAGAAGAAAAGACGTTTGAAGTAGAAGCTGATGATTTAGAAACACTTTGCGTACTTGGTCGTGGAGCGTATGGGATCGTTGATAAAATGCGGCATAAACAGAGTGGCACAATTATGGCTGTTaag aGGATAGCTGCTACTGTTAATACACAAGAGCAAAAGCGGCTGCTTATGGATTTAGATATTTCCATGCGTAGTTCGGCGTGTTCCTATACAGTACAATTCTATGGAGCCTTATTTCGAGAAGGAGATGTATGGATATGTATGGAGGTGATGGATATGAGTCttgacaaattttatacaaaagtgtACAAACATGGTTGTACCATTCCTGAAGATATTTTAGGAAAAGTGGCTTTTGCG GTAGTAAGCGCATTACATTATCTCTATTCGCAATTACGTGTGATTCATAGAGATGTGAAACCTagtaatatcttaattaatcgGAAAGGCGAGGTAAAAATTTGTGACTTTGGGATATCGGGTTACCTTGTAGATTCAGTTGCTAAAACCATCGATGCCGGATGTAAACCGTATATGGCT ccAGAAAGGATAGATCCATCAGGTAACCCATCGCAATACGATATCAGATCTGATGTCTGGTCGTTAGGAATTTCTCTCATTGAATTAGCAACTGGAAAATTTCCGTATGAATCATGGGGTACGCCATTCGAACAACTGAAACAAGTGGTGAAGGACGATGCCCCGAAATTACCTGCTGGCAAGTTCTCTTCTTCGTTCGAGGAATTTATTAACAAGTG TTTGATGAAGAACTACACTGCCCGTCCAAATTACAGTCAATTGCTGGAATTTGATTTTGTCAGAGAATATGCCCAAAAAGATGCAAATGTGGCCGAATTTGTTGAAGAGATTTTAGACTTGCCGGAAAACGAGCAACCGATATAG
- the LOC105840352 gene encoding dual specificity mitogen-activated protein kinase kinase 3 isoform X2 gives MALRRGKRNLKLQVSEEIPVPVTPPRNLDKRTTITIEEKTFEVEADDLETLCVLGRGAYGIVDKMRHKQSGTIMAVKRIAATVNTQEQKRLLMDLDISMRSSACSYTVQFYGALFREGDVWICMEVMDMSLDKFYTKVYKHGCTIPEDILGKVAFAVVSALHYLYSQLRVIHRDVKPSNILINRKGEVKICDFGISGYLVDSVAKTIDAGCKPYMAPERIDPSGNPSQYDIRSDVWSLGISLIELATGKFPYESWGTPFEQLKQVVKDDAPKLPAGKFSSSFEEFINKW, from the exons ATGGCTCTACGTCGTGGAAAACGTAATCTGAAACTGCAGGTCTCAGAAGAAATACCTGTACCAGT GACACCACCAAGAAATTTAGACAAGCGAACTACCATTACTATAGAAGAAAAGACGTTTGAAGTAGAAGCTGATGATTTAGAAACACTTTGCGTACTTGGTCGTGGAGCGTATGGGATCGTTGATAAAATGCGGCATAAACAGAGTGGCACAATTATGGCTGTTaag aGGATAGCTGCTACTGTTAATACACAAGAGCAAAAGCGGCTGCTTATGGATTTAGATATTTCCATGCGTAGTTCGGCGTGTTCCTATACAGTACAATTCTATGGAGCCTTATTTCGAGAAGGAGATGTATGGATATGTATGGAGGTGATGGATATGAGTCttgacaaattttatacaaaagtgtACAAACATGGTTGTACCATTCCTGAAGATATTTTAGGAAAAGTGGCTTTTGCG GTAGTAAGCGCATTACATTATCTCTATTCGCAATTACGTGTGATTCATAGAGATGTGAAACCTagtaatatcttaattaatcgGAAAGGCGAGGTAAAAATTTGTGACTTTGGGATATCGGGTTACCTTGTAGATTCAGTTGCTAAAACCATCGATGCCGGATGTAAACCGTATATGGCT ccAGAAAGGATAGATCCATCAGGTAACCCATCGCAATACGATATCAGATCTGATGTCTGGTCGTTAGGAATTTCTCTCATTGAATTAGCAACTGGAAAATTTCCGTATGAATCATGGGGTACGCCATTCGAACAACTGAAACAAGTGGTGAAGGACGATGCCCCGAAATTACCTGCTGGCAAGTTCTCTTCTTCGTTCGAGGAATTTATTAACAAGTGGTAA
- the LOC105840352 gene encoding dual specificity mitogen-activated protein kinase kinase 3 isoform X3 → MALRRGKRNLKLQVSEEIPVPVTPPRNLDKRTTITIEEKTFEVEADDLETLCVLGRGAYGIVDKMRHKQSGTIMAVKRIAATVNTQEQKRLLMDLDISMRSSACSYTVQFYGALFREGDVWICMEVMDMSLDKFYTKVYKHGCTIPEDILGKVAFAVVSALHYLYSQLRVIHRDVKPSNILINRKGEVKICDFGISGYLVDSVAKTIDAGCKPYMAPERIDPSGNPSQYDIRSDVWSLGISLIELATGKFPYESWGTPFEQLKQVVKDDAPKLPAV, encoded by the exons ATGGCTCTACGTCGTGGAAAACGTAATCTGAAACTGCAGGTCTCAGAAGAAATACCTGTACCAGT GACACCACCAAGAAATTTAGACAAGCGAACTACCATTACTATAGAAGAAAAGACGTTTGAAGTAGAAGCTGATGATTTAGAAACACTTTGCGTACTTGGTCGTGGAGCGTATGGGATCGTTGATAAAATGCGGCATAAACAGAGTGGCACAATTATGGCTGTTaag aGGATAGCTGCTACTGTTAATACACAAGAGCAAAAGCGGCTGCTTATGGATTTAGATATTTCCATGCGTAGTTCGGCGTGTTCCTATACAGTACAATTCTATGGAGCCTTATTTCGAGAAGGAGATGTATGGATATGTATGGAGGTGATGGATATGAGTCttgacaaattttatacaaaagtgtACAAACATGGTTGTACCATTCCTGAAGATATTTTAGGAAAAGTGGCTTTTGCG GTAGTAAGCGCATTACATTATCTCTATTCGCAATTACGTGTGATTCATAGAGATGTGAAACCTagtaatatcttaattaatcgGAAAGGCGAGGTAAAAATTTGTGACTTTGGGATATCGGGTTACCTTGTAGATTCAGTTGCTAAAACCATCGATGCCGGATGTAAACCGTATATGGCT ccAGAAAGGATAGATCCATCAGGTAACCCATCGCAATACGATATCAGATCTGATGTCTGGTCGTTAGGAATTTCTCTCATTGAATTAGCAACTGGAAAATTTCCGTATGAATCATGGGGTACGCCATTCGAACAACTGAAACAAGTGGTGAAGGACGATGCCCCGAAATTACCTGCTG TTTGA
- the LOC105840352 gene encoding dual specificity mitogen-activated protein kinase kinase 6 isoform X4, which yields MRHKQSGTIMAVKRIAATVNTQEQKRLLMDLDISMRSSACSYTVQFYGALFREGDVWICMEVMDMSLDKFYTKVYKHGCTIPEDILGKVAFAVVSALHYLYSQLRVIHRDVKPSNILINRKGEVKICDFGISGYLVDSVAKTIDAGCKPYMAPERIDPSGNPSQYDIRSDVWSLGISLIELATGKFPYESWGTPFEQLKQVVKDDAPKLPAGKFSSSFEEFINKCLMKNYTARPNYSQLLEFDFVREYAQKDANVAEFVEEILDLPENEQPI from the exons ATGCGGCATAAACAGAGTGGCACAATTATGGCTGTTaag aGGATAGCTGCTACTGTTAATACACAAGAGCAAAAGCGGCTGCTTATGGATTTAGATATTTCCATGCGTAGTTCGGCGTGTTCCTATACAGTACAATTCTATGGAGCCTTATTTCGAGAAGGAGATGTATGGATATGTATGGAGGTGATGGATATGAGTCttgacaaattttatacaaaagtgtACAAACATGGTTGTACCATTCCTGAAGATATTTTAGGAAAAGTGGCTTTTGCG GTAGTAAGCGCATTACATTATCTCTATTCGCAATTACGTGTGATTCATAGAGATGTGAAACCTagtaatatcttaattaatcgGAAAGGCGAGGTAAAAATTTGTGACTTTGGGATATCGGGTTACCTTGTAGATTCAGTTGCTAAAACCATCGATGCCGGATGTAAACCGTATATGGCT ccAGAAAGGATAGATCCATCAGGTAACCCATCGCAATACGATATCAGATCTGATGTCTGGTCGTTAGGAATTTCTCTCATTGAATTAGCAACTGGAAAATTTCCGTATGAATCATGGGGTACGCCATTCGAACAACTGAAACAAGTGGTGAAGGACGATGCCCCGAAATTACCTGCTGGCAAGTTCTCTTCTTCGTTCGAGGAATTTATTAACAAGTG TTTGATGAAGAACTACACTGCCCGTCCAAATTACAGTCAATTGCTGGAATTTGATTTTGTCAGAGAATATGCCCAAAAAGATGCAAATGTGGCCGAATTTGTTGAAGAGATTTTAGACTTGCCGGAAAACGAGCAACCGATATAG